From Kineosporia succinea, the proteins below share one genomic window:
- the pdxS gene encoding pyridoxal 5'-phosphate synthase lyase subunit PdxS: protein MSDTPVTGTGLVKRGMAEMLKGGVIMDVVTPDQARIAEDAGAVAVMALERVPADIRAQGGVVRMSDPDMIDGIKAAVSIPVMAKARIGHFVEAQVLQALGVDYIDESEVLTPADYAHHIDKWKFTVPFVCGATNLGEALRRISEGAAMIRSKGEAGTGDVSNATTHMRTIGAEMRRLSSLSPDELYVAAKELQAPLALVKEIAETGKLPVVLFTAGGIATPSDAAMMMQLGADGVFVGSGIFKSGNPVARAEAIVKATTFHDDPDVIAKVSRGLGEAMVGITVDEIPQPHRLAERGW, encoded by the coding sequence GTGTCCGACACCCCCGTTACCGGTACCGGTCTCGTCAAGCGAGGCATGGCCGAGATGCTCAAGGGCGGGGTGATCATGGACGTGGTGACCCCCGACCAGGCCCGCATCGCCGAGGACGCCGGAGCCGTCGCCGTGATGGCGCTGGAGCGGGTGCCCGCCGACATCCGTGCGCAGGGCGGCGTGGTCCGCATGAGTGACCCGGACATGATCGACGGCATCAAGGCCGCCGTCTCGATCCCGGTGATGGCCAAGGCCCGCATCGGTCACTTCGTCGAGGCGCAGGTGCTGCAGGCGCTGGGCGTCGACTACATCGACGAGTCCGAGGTGCTCACCCCGGCCGACTACGCGCACCACATCGACAAGTGGAAGTTCACCGTCCCCTTCGTCTGCGGTGCCACCAACCTGGGGGAGGCGCTGCGCCGGATCTCCGAGGGCGCGGCGATGATCCGCTCGAAGGGTGAGGCCGGCACGGGCGACGTCTCGAACGCCACCACCCACATGCGCACGATCGGCGCCGAGATGCGTCGTCTGTCGAGCCTTTCGCCCGACGAGCTCTACGTCGCGGCCAAGGAGCTCCAGGCGCCGCTGGCGCTGGTCAAGGAGATCGCCGAGACCGGCAAGCTCCCGGTGGTGCTGTTCACGGCCGGTGGTATCGCGACGCCGTCCGACGCCGCGATGATGATGCAGCTGGGCGCCGACGGCGTGTTCGTCGGCTCGGGCATCTTCAAGTCCGGCAACCCGGTCGCGCGCGCCGAGGCGATCGTCAAGGCCACCACGTTCCACGACGACCCCGACGTGATCGCCAAGGTCTCTCGCGGTCTGGGCGAGGCCATGGTCGGCATCACCGTCGACGAGATCCCGCAGCCGCACCGTCTCGCCGAGCGCGGCTGGTGA
- a CDS encoding MFS transporter, with translation MPELSTARRFLVLGICCMSLLIVGLESTVLNVALPSLQKDLDASVSGLQWALDSYTLVLASLLMLSGSTGDRIGRRRTFQTGLAIFVLASALCALAPNLAWLVVFRMLQGVGASMLNPVALSIVTNTFPDRAERARAIGIWSAVIGVSIALGPILGGLLVDTVGWRWIFIINVPIGLLAIGLTALFVPESKAARARRFDPVGQVLVILALATLIYAIIEVPHRGWGSPLVVGLLVVALASVVGLVVHERRRVEPLLDVRFFRSPMFSGATLIAVCAFAAFAGCLFVNTLYLQNDLGLTPLRAGVYLLPMAFVVMALAPLSGRMVAVYGTRPSLLLGGVGMTAGTITLTFVEPSRPLGLLFLAYALFGVGFGFLNAPITATAVSGMPPSQAGLAAAVASTSRQVGTTVGVAVVGSVYTSALGAGSAAGLAAAGAGSRVDAAHAGWGVVAGFAVLALVFGFVSSGRWARERAERAAAELAEEPVRDPVAVTAASESESKSGSGSGSEPRVWD, from the coding sequence ATGCCTGAACTGAGCACGGCCCGGCGCTTTCTGGTGCTGGGGATCTGCTGTATGAGCCTGCTCATCGTGGGGCTCGAGTCGACGGTGCTGAACGTGGCGCTGCCCTCGCTGCAGAAGGATCTCGACGCCTCGGTGTCGGGGCTGCAGTGGGCACTCGACTCGTACACGCTGGTGCTGGCGAGCCTGCTGATGCTGTCCGGGTCGACCGGCGACCGGATCGGGCGGCGGCGTACCTTCCAGACCGGCCTGGCGATCTTCGTGCTGGCCTCGGCCCTGTGCGCGCTGGCCCCGAACCTGGCCTGGCTCGTCGTCTTCCGGATGCTGCAGGGCGTGGGTGCCTCGATGCTCAACCCGGTGGCGCTGTCGATCGTCACCAACACCTTCCCCGACCGGGCCGAGCGCGCGAGGGCGATCGGCATCTGGAGCGCGGTGATCGGGGTGAGCATCGCGCTCGGCCCGATCCTCGGCGGGCTGCTGGTCGACACCGTGGGCTGGCGCTGGATCTTCATCATCAACGTGCCGATCGGGTTGCTGGCGATCGGGCTGACCGCGCTGTTCGTGCCGGAGTCGAAGGCCGCGCGGGCGCGCCGGTTCGACCCGGTCGGCCAGGTGCTGGTGATCCTCGCGCTGGCCACGCTGATCTACGCGATCATCGAGGTGCCGCACCGGGGCTGGGGATCGCCGCTGGTCGTCGGGCTGCTGGTGGTGGCGCTCGCGTCAGTCGTCGGGCTGGTCGTTCACGAGAGGCGGCGCGTGGAGCCGCTTCTCGACGTGCGGTTCTTCCGCAGCCCGATGTTCTCCGGGGCCACGCTGATCGCCGTCTGCGCGTTCGCGGCGTTCGCCGGGTGTCTCTTCGTCAACACCCTCTACCTGCAGAACGACCTGGGGCTGACGCCGCTGCGGGCCGGGGTCTACCTGCTGCCGATGGCCTTCGTGGTGATGGCCCTGGCTCCGTTGTCGGGGCGAATGGTGGCGGTCTACGGCACCCGCCCGTCGCTGCTGCTGGGTGGCGTGGGCATGACGGCGGGGACGATCACGCTGACCTTCGTCGAGCCGTCGCGTCCGCTGGGGCTGCTGTTCCTGGCCTACGCCCTGTTCGGCGTCGGGTTCGGGTTCCTGAACGCGCCGATCACGGCCACGGCGGTGTCGGGGATGCCGCCGTCGCAGGCGGGGCTCGCGGCGGCGGTCGCGTCGACGAGCCGGCAGGTCGGCACGACGGTGGGTGTGGCGGTGGTCGGGTCGGTCTACACGAGTGCGCTGGGGGCGGGGTCCGCGGCCGGTCTCGCGGCGGCCGGGGCGGGCTCACGGGTGGACGCGGCGCACGCCGGCTGGGGTGTCGTCGCCGGTTTCGCGGTGCTGGCGCTGGTGTTCGGGTTCGTGTCGTCGGGACGCTGGGCGCGGGAACGGGCGGAACGGGCCGCGGCCGAGCTGGCGGAGGAGCCGGTGCGCGACCCGGTCGCGGTCACTGCGGCGTCCGAGTCCGAGTCCAAGTCCGGTTCCGGGTCCGGGTCCGAGCCCCGGGTCTGGGACTGA
- the pdxT gene encoding pyridoxal 5'-phosphate synthase glutaminase subunit PdxT, whose amino-acid sequence MRTPPPPVVGVLAVQGDFREHLAALAGAGLEGRAVRRPAELEGLSGIVLPGGESTTIDKLTRVFGLREPLRGLLDAGVPAYGSCAGMILLADRVVDTAPGQQTLGGLDVTVRRNAFGRQVDSFEADLDFAGVEGGPVHAVFIRAPWVEEVGPGVEVLARSPEGHAVAVRQGNLLATSFHPEITGDHRVHHLFASMVNEYAEKARANGRHA is encoded by the coding sequence GTGAGGACGCCTCCACCACCGGTCGTCGGCGTTCTCGCGGTCCAGGGCGACTTCCGGGAGCACCTGGCCGCGCTGGCCGGGGCCGGTCTCGAGGGGCGGGCCGTGCGGCGGCCCGCCGAGCTCGAGGGGCTGTCCGGGATCGTGCTGCCGGGGGGCGAGTCGACCACGATCGACAAGCTCACCCGGGTCTTCGGTCTGCGGGAACCCCTGCGGGGGCTTCTGGACGCGGGGGTCCCCGCCTACGGTTCGTGCGCGGGGATGATCCTGCTCGCCGACCGGGTGGTGGACACGGCCCCCGGACAGCAGACGCTGGGCGGTCTCGACGTGACCGTGCGGCGCAACGCGTTCGGGCGGCAGGTCGACTCGTTCGAGGCCGACCTGGACTTCGCCGGTGTCGAGGGCGGGCCGGTGCACGCGGTCTTCATCCGGGCGCCGTGGGTCGAGGAGGTCGGGCCCGGCGTGGAGGTGCTCGCCCGCTCGCCGGAGGGGCACGCGGTGGCGGTGCGGCAGGGAAACCTGCTCGCCACCTCCTTCCACCCGGAGATCACCGGCGACCACCGCGTCCACCATCTGTTCGCGTCGATGGTGAACGAGTACGCCGAGAAGGCGCGTGCGAACGGACGTCATGCCTGA
- a CDS encoding NUDIX hydrolase, translating into MELALTWLDGPWGVALLTVLGLVAIGWYLSYLAARLDRLHHRVETSRAALETRLARRAAVALEVSRLVPPPAGEQLRLAATRMVRAPDAPVSEAGENLLARALHQAFADPRQVTKLRADPVAGELLDELVLAGERVQLARRFHNDAVSHAQRMRRKKVVRWARLAGTAQMPQMIEIDDSQPESLSWQPVS; encoded by the coding sequence ATGGAGCTCGCCCTGACCTGGCTCGACGGTCCCTGGGGCGTCGCGCTCCTCACCGTGCTGGGGCTGGTCGCGATCGGCTGGTACCTGTCCTACCTGGCGGCCCGGCTCGACCGGCTGCACCACCGGGTCGAGACCTCCCGCGCCGCGCTGGAGACCCGCCTGGCCCGGCGGGCCGCGGTCGCGCTGGAGGTGAGCCGCCTGGTACCCCCGCCGGCTGGTGAGCAGCTGCGGCTGGCGGCCACCCGGATGGTGCGCGCGCCCGACGCCCCGGTCAGCGAGGCCGGGGAGAACCTGCTGGCGCGGGCGCTGCACCAGGCGTTCGCGGACCCCCGGCAGGTGACGAAGCTGCGGGCCGATCCGGTGGCCGGTGAGCTGCTCGACGAGCTGGTGCTGGCGGGGGAGCGGGTGCAGCTGGCCCGCCGGTTCCACAACGACGCGGTCTCGCACGCGCAGCGGATGCGCCGTAAGAAGGTCGTGCGGTGGGCCAGACTGGCCGGGACCGCCCAGATGCCGCAGATGATCGAGATCGACGACAGCCAGCCCGAGTCCCTGTCCTGGCAGCCTGTGTCCTGA